One genomic segment of Hordeum vulgare subsp. vulgare chromosome 2H, MorexV3_pseudomolecules_assembly, whole genome shotgun sequence includes these proteins:
- the LOC123425749 gene encoding universal stress protein PHOS32-like, with amino-acid sequence MQAPANPPVELPPLVAPPPRVKAPTPRPPPPASLQPDSPGVFFTNAAAAAPLGSAHRRIAIAVDLSDESAYAVSWAVANYLRPGDAVILLHVRSTNVLYGADWGSVTPTSPEDDAEVAARKMEEDFDALTASKADDLAKPLEEAKIPYKIHIVKDHDMKERLCLEVERLGLSAVIMGSKGFGAARRASKGRLGSVSDYCVHHCICPVVVVRTPDDAVAEGGESATAMEAAVGAEDVLHPVPEEDAEYHDAAEEHKDT; translated from the exons ATGCAGGCCCCTGCGAACCCCCCCGTCGAACTCCCGCCGCTGGTGGCGCCGCCGCCGCGGGTGAAAGCGCCGACCCCGCGCCCCCCTCCGCCGGCCTCGCTCCAGCCCGACTCCCCGGGCGTCTTCTTCACCAACGCTGCCGCAGCCGCCCCACTGGGCTCCGCCCACCGCCGCATCGCCATCGCCGTCGATCTGTCCGACGAGTCCGCCTACGCCGTAAGCTGGGCCGTCGCCAACTACCTCCGGCCCGGGGACGCCGTCATCCTCCTGCACGTCCGCTCCACTAATGTTCTATACGGCGCTGACTGGGGCTCCGTCACCCCCACGTCCCCCGAAGACGACGCTGAGGTCGCCGCGCGCAAGATGGAGGAAGACTTCGACGCCCTCACCGCTTCCAAGGCCGACGACCTGGCCAAGCCACTCGAGGAGGCCAAGATCCCCTACAAGATCCACATCGTCAAGGATCACGACATGAAGGAGAGACTCTGCCTCGAGGTGGAGAGGCTAGGGCTTAGCGCGGTCATCATGGGGAGCAAGGGGTTTGGTGCGGCGCGGCGGGCCAGCAAGGGAAGGCTCGGGAGTGTGAGCGATTACTGCGTCCACCACTGTATTTGCCCCGTGGTGGTGGTGCGTACCCCTGATGATGCTGTAGCAGAGGGCGGGGAGTCCGCCACTGCGATGGAGGCGGCGGTTGGTGCAGAGGACGTGCTCCACCCTGTGCCAGAGGAGGATGCCGAGTACCATGACGCCGCTGAGGAGCATAAGG ATACTTGA